The Candidatus Binatus sp. genome window below encodes:
- a CDS encoding molybdopterin-dependent oxidoreductase, producing the protein MSYLVNGKTFSEEPRPGQCLRTFLRDMGWFGVKKGCDAGDCGACTVWLDGVPVHSCLIPAFRADGHKVTTIEGLAQNGELHPMQNAFMQAAGFQCGFCTAGMIMTAASLNEESIKDLPRHLKGNLCRCTGYHSIENAIHGVKSVDEDQPGKSCGAGLLAPAAEAIVTGKVRYTLDTAMEGMLHLKLLRSPHAHARIKAIRKEAALAVAGVRGVYTWEDVPRLLYTSATHDDYHVDPNDTYLLDNVVRFVGQRVAAVVAETEGAAEEGCRKIEIDYELLPAVFDPEEAMSKGAPVIHDQGAESRIRRPGQNILLEIHGNVGDVAEGFTAADVVHEATYTTHRVQHAHLETHCSITWLEKDRLNVRTSSQTPHITKQKLCYLFNLMPDTVRVFCERVGGGFGGKQEVLTEDICAFATLKTGRPVMLEFTREEEFIAATTRHPMSVKMKVGAKRDGTLTAMEVRVVSNTGAYGNHGGETLYAACGEAVAVYRCANKKVDGYTVYTNMVPAGAIRGYGMTQTIFAVECAMDEVARSLKMDPYELRRRNVVGPDDQMIAESTDATDTEFGSYGLDQCIDLVQAAMTRGNDVKRPEGANWLEGKGMAISMHGSVPPTEHRSEARLGLGEDGKYHLAIGTAEFGNGTTTVHQQIVSSVLNSTASRVRVVQSDTDSTGYDTGAFASAGTVVAGNAVRLAAEALRDRMLTFASKNYSVGRDACRIEHDAVFYSGTRVPLADFFAASRKAERPLEVVRKAYGTPRSVTFQVQGFRIAVNRISGEIVILQSVHGADGGVIINPMQCRAQIEGAIAQGLGWTLQEKMVFDDTGRMINPSFRNYRIPAYADVLERTEIYFADTHDAFGPLGAKSMSEAPIYPIAPALANALTDATGIRFHDSSLTPDRIFRRIFESIESK; encoded by the coding sequence GACTGCGGCGCCTGCACCGTATGGCTCGACGGCGTCCCGGTTCATAGCTGCCTGATTCCCGCCTTTCGCGCCGACGGCCACAAGGTCACCACTATCGAAGGGCTCGCGCAGAATGGCGAACTGCACCCAATGCAGAACGCATTCATGCAGGCGGCAGGTTTCCAGTGCGGTTTCTGCACGGCCGGGATGATCATGACGGCCGCGAGTTTGAACGAAGAAAGCATCAAGGACCTGCCGCGCCACCTCAAGGGCAATCTGTGTCGATGCACCGGCTATCACTCGATCGAAAACGCAATCCACGGCGTCAAATCTGTCGATGAGGATCAGCCCGGCAAGTCTTGCGGTGCGGGATTGCTGGCGCCGGCGGCGGAGGCGATCGTCACCGGCAAGGTTCGCTACACCCTCGACACCGCGATGGAAGGCATGCTGCATCTGAAACTACTGAGATCGCCGCATGCTCACGCGCGCATCAAGGCGATTCGCAAGGAAGCCGCCCTCGCCGTTGCGGGCGTTCGCGGAGTTTACACGTGGGAGGACGTGCCACGGCTTCTATACACGTCTGCCACGCACGACGACTATCACGTCGATCCAAACGACACGTACCTGCTCGACAACGTGGTGCGTTTCGTGGGCCAGCGCGTGGCGGCAGTCGTCGCGGAAACCGAGGGCGCGGCGGAAGAGGGATGCCGCAAGATCGAGATTGATTACGAGCTATTGCCGGCGGTCTTCGATCCTGAAGAAGCGATGAGCAAGGGCGCCCCCGTCATTCACGACCAAGGCGCGGAGTCGCGCATCCGGCGGCCCGGGCAAAATATTCTGCTAGAAATTCACGGCAACGTTGGCGACGTCGCGGAAGGATTCACGGCGGCGGACGTAGTCCACGAGGCCACCTACACCACGCATCGCGTGCAGCACGCGCATCTCGAAACGCATTGCTCGATCACGTGGCTCGAGAAGGATCGGCTCAACGTCCGCACCAGCAGCCAAACTCCGCACATCACCAAGCAAAAGCTCTGCTACCTTTTCAACCTTATGCCCGACACCGTTCGCGTCTTTTGCGAGCGGGTAGGAGGCGGCTTCGGCGGGAAGCAGGAAGTGCTGACCGAAGACATCTGCGCATTTGCCACTTTGAAGACCGGTCGTCCGGTCATGCTTGAATTCACCCGCGAAGAGGAATTTATCGCCGCGACCACGCGCCATCCGATGAGCGTCAAAATGAAAGTCGGCGCAAAGCGCGACGGCACTCTGACGGCGATGGAGGTGCGCGTCGTTTCCAACACCGGCGCCTACGGCAATCACGGTGGCGAAACTTTGTACGCCGCGTGCGGCGAGGCGGTCGCGGTCTATCGATGCGCCAACAAGAAAGTCGACGGCTATACCGTTTACACCAACATGGTGCCGGCCGGCGCAATTCGCGGCTACGGAATGACGCAGACGATTTTCGCCGTCGAGTGCGCGATGGACGAGGTGGCGCGCAGCTTGAAGATGGACCCGTACGAGTTGCGGCGCCGCAACGTGGTCGGGCCGGATGATCAGATGATCGCCGAGAGCACCGACGCCACCGACACCGAGTTCGGCAGCTACGGCCTCGACCAGTGCATCGACCTGGTCCAGGCCGCGATGACGCGCGGCAACGACGTCAAGCGTCCAGAGGGCGCCAACTGGCTCGAAGGCAAGGGCATGGCGATCTCGATGCATGGCTCGGTGCCGCCGACGGAGCATCGTTCCGAGGCGCGGCTCGGCCTTGGCGAAGACGGCAAATATCATTTGGCGATCGGCACGGCGGAGTTCGGCAACGGCACGACGACGGTCCATCAACAAATCGTGTCGAGCGTGCTGAACAGTACGGCCTCGCGCGTGCGAGTCGTGCAATCCGACACGGATAGCACCGGCTATGACACGGGAGCATTCGCCAGCGCGGGCACGGTGGTTGCCGGAAACGCGGTCCGGCTCGCGGCTGAAGCGTTGCGCGACAGGATGCTGACGTTCGCGTCGAAAAACTATTCCGTCGGCCGCGACGCCTGCCGTATCGAGCACGACGCCGTCTTCTACAGCGGCACGCGCGTTCCGCTGGCGGATTTCTTCGCGGCCTCGCGCAAGGCTGAACGTCCGCTGGAGGTGGTCCGCAAGGCTTACGGAACTCCGCGCAGCGTCACGTTCCAGGTGCAGGGTTTTCGCATCGCGGTCAATCGCATCTCGGGTGAAATCGTGATCCTGCAGAGCGTTCACGGAGCCGACGGCGGAGTAATCATCAATCCGATGCAGTGTCGAGCGCAGATAGAAGGCGCAATCGCACAAGGACTCGGCTGGACGCTTCAAGAAAAGATGGTGTTCGATGACACCGGACGCATGATCAATCCGAGTTTCCGCAACTACCGCATTCCGGCGTATGCCGACGTCCTCGAGCGTACCGAGATCTATTTCGCCGACACTCACGACGCGTTCGGTCCGCTCGGGGCAAAGTCGATGAGCGAGGCGCCGATCTATCCGATCGCGCCGGCTCTCGCCAATGCGCTGACTGATGCCACCGGCA